In Vigna unguiculata cultivar IT97K-499-35 chromosome 3, ASM411807v1, whole genome shotgun sequence, a single genomic region encodes these proteins:
- the LOC114175671 gene encoding transcription factor bHLH95-like translates to MDFLLENHTDTSSSSNRSSEIKTNQNLVVNTMSNEDVVDENEKKIITSGEESYDPGTNTELHLSIERGRRKKMKEMFDDLSALLPQLPSKADKATIVNEAVNYIKVLQETLEKLERKKEERAEDGLKQIMGKSCCAVSVSEKQKVGFDKTWAASNMVLNIRGNEAQFSICSVHKPGLMTNIVSVLEKHNIELISATISTNGNGGTCMIQVHGKQASAANSMEETYRKAAEEIMPWIS, encoded by the exons ATGGATTTCTTATTGGAAAATCATACAGACACTTCTTCTAGTTCTAATCGTTCCAGTGAAATTAAAACAAACCAAAACCTTGTTGTGAATACGATGTCAAATGAAGATGTTGTTGatgaaaatgagaagaaaattaTTACTAGTGGTGAAGAGTCCTACGATCCGGGAACTAATACTGAACTGCATCTATCCATCGAAAGAGGccgaagaaagaaaatgaaagaaatgttCGACGATCTTAGTGCTTTACTTCCCCAACTTCCTTCAAAG GCTGATAAAGCAACCATAGTGAACGAAGCAGTGAACTACATAAAAGTTCTGCAGGAAACCCTAGAAAAGctagagagaaagaaagaagaaagggcAGAAGATGGTCTGAAACAAATAATGGGAAAGAGTTGTTGTGCAGTTTCAGTGTCTGAGAAGCAGAAAGTAGGTTTTGATAAAACTTGGGCAGCTTCAAACATGGTTCTGAACATTCGTGGAAATGAAGCTCAATTCTCGATTTGCTCGGTTCATAAGCCAGGACTCATGACCAACATTGTTTCTGTGCTGGAAAAGCACAACATAGAACTCATTTCTGCTACCATTTCGACCAATGGAAATGGAGGAACATGCATGATTCAAGTCCAT GGAAAACAAGCTTCGGCTGCAAATTCAATGGAGGAAACTTACAGGAAAGCTGCTGAAGAAATTATGCCATGGAtctcttaa